A single window of uncultured Pseudodesulfovibrio sp. DNA harbors:
- a CDS encoding phosphate/phosphite/phosphonate ABC transporter substrate-binding protein, with protein MASVLTGCSDEEAVTVDLSKREALVAPRQVEAITYAYLPQYSHTISYQRHRQLLEYLRKYTGLPLRQIFPDTFDEHIKMVERGEIDISYSNPFVYTRLAKVGATAFAGIVEPSGHPDFQGQIICRADNSDLKTIEDCRGKRWIAVDPESAGGYLFPLGLFFDNNLNVSDFETVDFAPGPGGKQEKVVLAVHAGAFDIGTIRKGTLDVVAGKINLDDIRVLAQTRLYPGWVYAARKGLDPDVVQAISHAMFALNYRREPDREILSSAGMHGIIPVQDSDYDPVRELVGKLGLDQ; from the coding sequence ATGGCCAGTGTCCTGACTGGTTGTTCTGATGAGGAAGCTGTTACAGTGGACTTGTCCAAGCGGGAGGCCTTGGTTGCTCCACGGCAGGTCGAGGCCATTACCTATGCTTATCTTCCCCAATATTCGCATACGATTTCATATCAAAGACATCGCCAACTCCTCGAATATCTTCGCAAATATACCGGGTTGCCGCTCAGGCAGATTTTCCCTGATACTTTCGATGAACATATCAAGATGGTGGAGCGAGGCGAGATTGATATTTCCTATTCAAATCCTTTCGTTTACACGCGTCTGGCCAAAGTCGGCGCCACTGCCTTCGCCGGTATAGTTGAACCGTCTGGTCATCCTGATTTTCAAGGACAGATAATTTGTCGAGCTGATAATTCTGATCTTAAAACCATTGAGGATTGTCGTGGAAAACGGTGGATTGCCGTGGACCCAGAGTCGGCCGGTGGTTATTTGTTTCCGCTTGGGCTGTTCTTCGACAATAATCTTAATGTGAGCGATTTCGAAACCGTTGACTTTGCTCCCGGTCCGGGTGGGAAACAGGAAAAAGTTGTTTTGGCTGTTCATGCTGGGGCTTTTGACATCGGAACAATTCGTAAAGGCACCCTCGATGTAGTTGCCGGGAAGATCAATCTCGACGATATCCGAGTGCTGGCTCAAACCCGGTTGTATCCCGGTTGGGTTTATGCGGCCCGGAAAGGCCTTGACCCTGATGTGGTTCAAGCCATTTCTCATGCCATGTTTGCCTTGAATTATCGGCGCGAACCCGATCGTGAAATTTTGTCATCGGCTGGTATGCACGGTATTATTCCCGTGCAGGATTCAGACTATGATCCGGTCAGGGAATTGGTCGGTAAACTTGGTCTGGACCAATAG
- a CDS encoding PH domain-containing protein, translated as MATTYKVPMHRVILALFLIVVTAIAAAVAWSFNSGLTWTGICLVAVAGPLSIFYWYMLYITPKRAAITVADEGILLAAPPFASAVIPWASVEKTFEANLNTDEAFKIIKAKKHMSFGGYKSGVVLVKDDKEAVIVSNRPDVMCFQTADRFYLLGPSDLEGFKEAVKEMAP; from the coding sequence ATGGCCACTACATACAAAGTCCCCATGCACAGAGTGATTCTAGCGCTCTTTCTGATCGTTGTTACAGCGATCGCCGCAGCCGTTGCTTGGAGCTTCAACTCTGGCCTGACCTGGACCGGCATCTGTTTGGTCGCCGTGGCTGGCCCACTGTCAATTTTCTATTGGTACATGCTCTATATCACACCAAAACGTGCAGCCATTACAGTAGCAGATGAAGGCATCCTGCTGGCGGCACCGCCTTTTGCCTCCGCAGTCATTCCCTGGGCAAGTGTGGAAAAGACCTTTGAGGCCAACCTCAATACGGACGAAGCTTTCAAGATCATCAAAGCCAAAAAGCACATGAGCTTCGGCGGCTATAAATCAGGAGTTGTTCTGGTGAAGGATGACAAAGAAGCCGTCATCGTTTCCAACAGACCGGACGTCATGTGTTTTCAAACAGCTGATCGTTTCTACCTGCTCGGCCCTTCCGACCTTGAAGGATTCAAGGAAGCTGTGAAGGAAATGGCTCCCTAA
- a CDS encoding NAD(P)H-hydrate dehydratase — MLAIVGTVPDLDVPVLDAPVAIKGNELLVNGRTISPDRGTPALLAAAVETALFLNEPMPHAFLVGDQGRGDGSRELYAHLATVLPSRDYSTMVFHYLQPDVDWHNKVLLAIQEMENPPKLIADAGFMYAAKMSGQAQAYDVFTPDAGELAFLADETAPHPFYTRGFILHDENHTPDLIARAYAHENAAQTLLVKGSVDYVADNGGVIHSVSEPVAEAMEAMGGTGDTVTGMVSALIESGVPIAEAALYSIRANRLAGLMTNPNPATRVGELLPFMAEALSLAGVTQSRG; from the coding sequence ATGCTCGCAATAGTTGGAACCGTTCCAGATTTGGACGTTCCAGTTCTGGATGCACCGGTGGCGATTAAAGGCAATGAACTGTTGGTGAACGGCAGGACTATTTCTCCTGATCGAGGAACTCCGGCTCTTTTGGCCGCAGCAGTTGAGACGGCTTTGTTCTTGAACGAACCCATGCCTCACGCCTTTTTGGTCGGAGATCAAGGTAGGGGAGACGGGAGTCGTGAGTTGTATGCTCATTTGGCGACTGTTTTGCCGAGTCGTGACTATTCGACTATGGTTTTTCATTACCTTCAGCCGGACGTGGATTGGCACAACAAGGTGCTTTTGGCAATTCAGGAAATGGAGAACCCACCCAAGCTCATTGCGGATGCCGGGTTTATGTATGCGGCCAAGATGAGCGGACAGGCTCAGGCCTATGATGTGTTCACGCCAGATGCTGGTGAGTTGGCTTTTTTGGCTGACGAAACTGCACCCCATCCTTTTTATACCCGTGGGTTTATCTTGCATGATGAAAATCATACCCCGGATTTGATAGCCCGTGCTTATGCGCATGAGAACGCTGCCCAGACCCTCTTGGTTAAGGGGAGTGTTGATTACGTAGCTGATAATGGGGGAGTCATCCATTCAGTATCGGAGCCTGTTGCTGAGGCTATGGAAGCCATGGGCGGCACGGGCGATACTGTGACCGGGATGGTTTCGGCGCTTATTGAATCAGGTGTGCCGATTGCTGAAGCGGCTTTATACAGTATCAGGGCAAATCGGCTGGCTGGATTGATGACAAATCCCAATCCGGCAACGCGGGTTGGCGAGCTTCTTCCTTTTATGGCAGAAGCCTTGAGTTTGGCGGGAGTGACGCAGTCGAGAGGGTGA
- a CDS encoding molybdopterin-dependent oxidoreductase, which translates to MSKEYVKSICGMCSVRCPIEVEVVDGKAEYIQGNPDAPGIMGSLCPRGAAGTALTYDEERPQYPMVRTGKRGEGKWKQVSWDEALDYVADELKRIQETYGKDSVLFSDRGGPFRDFYRAFLRGIGTANYNNHDSACARNVQNAALSVFGFGRKGVSYDLKNAKHVILQQRNIFEAVNVAEVNNLLNSMADGCKLSVIDIRANVPATKSDNFFMIRPGTDYGFNLAVINVIINEELYDKDFVANWVEDFDLLKEFVQQYTPEWAEEETGIKADAIRDFCHQLAEAAPSILWHPGWMTARYNDSFYMSRTIYIINSLMGAIGAKGGLPFMNKPGDVGAKGLNSFMNLYPKPEGKRADGVGWMEGRKHFDAGPGLVHLAYEAAVEEKPYPVKAYICHRHDPLMAYPDAPHVKTLWDNIELLVVPTFSWSDTAWNADVVLPISPYLERDDTIMTKNGPKPAFQIRKRAVQPVYDTKAIWEIYSGLAKRFGLEELVYENIEDIWNFQLDGTGVSLSDFDATGIVSLASDPLFKPVKEGSFKTPSGKVQMIDAKLEADGLPSLKPYESPERAPEGKFRITFGRCALHTQGHTVNNALLFERMPENVLWINTKRAEELGIENDDYVTVSNVDYSSKIRAFVTDFVHPECIFMIHGFDHKLPCESRAKGMGAADNLLLSKGIKKWDKGGGAVAMQEHFVSVSK; encoded by the coding sequence ATGAGTAAGGAATATGTGAAAAGTATCTGTGGCATGTGCTCTGTGCGCTGCCCTATTGAAGTCGAAGTGGTCGACGGTAAAGCTGAGTATATTCAGGGAAATCCCGATGCACCGGGCATCATGGGATCTCTGTGTCCTCGTGGAGCTGCCGGAACGGCCCTGACTTATGATGAAGAACGTCCCCAATATCCCATGGTTCGTACGGGCAAACGGGGTGAGGGTAAATGGAAGCAAGTATCTTGGGACGAAGCCCTGGACTATGTTGCCGACGAATTGAAACGCATTCAGGAAACATACGGTAAGGATTCCGTTCTGTTTTCCGATCGCGGTGGACCGTTCCGTGATTTCTACCGCGCATTCCTGCGTGGCATCGGCACAGCCAACTACAATAACCATGACTCTGCATGCGCCCGTAACGTCCAGAACGCAGCCTTGTCCGTCTTTGGTTTCGGTCGCAAAGGCGTTTCCTACGACCTGAAAAATGCCAAGCACGTCATTCTGCAGCAGCGCAACATTTTCGAAGCCGTAAACGTGGCTGAGGTCAACAACCTGCTCAATTCAATGGCCGACGGTTGCAAACTCTCCGTCATTGACATTCGTGCCAACGTCCCAGCTACCAAGTCCGACAACTTCTTCATGATCCGCCCCGGCACTGACTACGGCTTCAACCTCGCCGTTATCAATGTCATTATTAATGAGGAATTGTATGACAAAGACTTCGTTGCCAATTGGGTTGAAGACTTTGACCTGCTCAAGGAATTTGTCCAGCAGTACACCCCCGAATGGGCCGAAGAAGAAACCGGCATCAAAGCCGACGCCATCCGTGACTTCTGTCACCAGTTGGCTGAAGCCGCACCGTCCATCCTCTGGCATCCCGGCTGGATGACTGCCCGTTACAATGACTCATTCTACATGTCTCGCACAATATACATCATCAACTCCCTCATGGGTGCTATCGGTGCCAAGGGCGGCCTGCCGTTCATGAACAAGCCGGGTGATGTTGGAGCCAAGGGGCTGAACAGCTTCATGAATCTCTATCCCAAGCCGGAAGGCAAGCGTGCCGACGGTGTTGGTTGGATGGAAGGCCGCAAGCACTTTGATGCTGGCCCCGGTCTGGTTCACCTCGCGTATGAAGCCGCTGTTGAGGAAAAGCCGTATCCTGTTAAGGCATATATCTGTCACAGGCATGATCCGCTCATGGCTTACCCCGATGCCCCGCACGTCAAAACCTTGTGGGACAACATCGAACTGCTGGTCGTCCCGACCTTCTCCTGGTCCGACACAGCATGGAATGCCGACGTAGTGCTGCCCATCTCGCCTTATCTGGAACGTGATGACACCATCATGACCAAGAACGGTCCCAAGCCCGCTTTCCAGATCCGCAAACGCGCTGTCCAGCCAGTCTACGATACCAAAGCCATCTGGGAAATATACTCCGGCCTGGCAAAACGTTTCGGTCTGGAAGAACTGGTTTACGAAAACATCGAAGACATCTGGAACTTCCAGTTGGACGGAACCGGCGTATCCCTGTCCGATTTCGACGCCACCGGAATTGTTTCCCTGGCATCTGATCCTCTGTTCAAACCTGTTAAGGAAGGGTCTTTCAAGACACCATCCGGCAAGGTTCAGATGATTGACGCCAAGCTGGAAGCTGACGGTCTGCCGTCCCTGAAACCTTATGAATCCCCCGAGCGTGCGCCGGAAGGCAAATTCCGCATCACCTTTGGTCGTTGCGCCCTGCACACTCAGGGACACACCGTGAACAACGCACTGCTCTTCGAACGCATGCCTGAGAACGTTCTCTGGATTAACACCAAGCGTGCCGAAGAACTGGGTATCGAAAACGATGATTATGTCACTGTTTCAAACGTTGATTATTCATCCAAGATTAGAGCATTTGTTACAGACTTCGTTCACCCTGAGTGTATCTTCATGATCCACGGCTTCGACCACAAGCTGCCGTGTGAATCCCGCGCCAAGGGTATGGGAGCTGCTGACAACCTGCTCCTCTCCAAGGGCATCAAGAAGTGGGACAAGGGTGGCGGAGCCGTCGCCATGCAGGAACACTTCGTGTCCGTTTCAAAATAG
- a CDS encoding response regulator has protein sequence MANILVLDDISDAGVLVKRILERKDHTVFNFTEEEDALKFAEENSVDLAILDIKLKKMTGVEALEELKKINPDMKAIMLTGYPTLETARESLRLGAQEYCVKPINKEELETKVSEVLGE, from the coding sequence ATGGCAAATATACTTGTATTGGACGACATTTCAGATGCCGGTGTGCTGGTCAAGCGCATTTTGGAGCGGAAGGATCATACCGTTTTTAATTTTACTGAAGAGGAAGATGCGTTGAAGTTTGCGGAAGAAAATTCCGTGGATTTGGCTATTCTTGATATTAAACTCAAGAAAATGACCGGAGTGGAGGCCTTGGAAGAGTTGAAAAAGATCAACCCTGACATGAAGGCGATTATGCTCACGGGGTATCCTACATTGGAAACAGCCCGAGAGTCCTTACGGCTTGGGGCTCAGGAATATTGCGTCAAGCCTATCAATAAGGAAGAGCTCGAAACCAAGGTTTCGGAAGTTCTAGGAGAATAA
- a CDS encoding PEP/pyruvate-binding domain-containing protein, whose amino-acid sequence MYLKQLFKHWSYQVFAPGTLLRRKYEAFKSLLAQDAIALELIADLEEMFYGKRLADRQRAVWMTNQLSNAVGTMAGQLMEMNPTRYMDLPEYFRKIDFYVRMGMELEQPEVGPPYILSLDEAGAFPALTGGKAANLGRAKVEGGVPVPPGFVVTANAFNYFIDFNGLSDEIEGRLRQMEVGNRDLLTRLTAEMQELILAAEVPEEIARGIRFGVSEIIEGEDLIAVRSSALAEDGEISFAGQYASELNVPPNDVLEAYKRVLAGKYCPRAVAYRISNGLTDSQTAMAVLVLPMVDAETAGVVYSQDPDCRGREAMGVYGVGGLGHGLVDGSVSPDKAVLTREETPRIDNECTPDTGGLPPEETLVELGRLAMQLEKALGCPQDIEWAEDVTGKLFILQSRPLQLEREEAALEHEPLPVKPILEGMERASTGVGCGEIYYASSGERIATIPQGAVVVTPTLQPSLLTFIGNMNGVISGTGSRASHFASVARESGVPVLVGDLGTSFEPGQLVTVDGTHGAVYDGCVEAIMTRSRKAKKISERVVAQYAKVAPIAVKLNLTDPQSDNFTPMGCKSLHDVVRFCHEKSVNEMFSIMDKRGRGMHSARRLQTNLPLVMYILDLGGGLFGNAGDGKTVSPHDIKCRPMWALWYGLSDERVVWPNKLTHMDWEEFDKISGGIFSFDSKLLASYGLISEDYLHLMVRFGYHFSVVDSVCGSDAGANYVNFRFKGGGAGFDQRLLRLEFIRQVLDCYGFVTETRGDMIDARCARLDENETQRMLVRLGYLMAVTRLMDMRMSDEEQVREEVKKFVRDAESRNG is encoded by the coding sequence GTGTACCTAAAACAACTCTTTAAGCATTGGAGCTATCAGGTTTTTGCTCCAGGCACACTTTTGCGGCGTAAATATGAAGCATTCAAGTCCCTGTTGGCGCAGGATGCTATCGCGTTGGAATTGATCGCTGACCTTGAAGAGATGTTTTATGGAAAGCGTTTGGCTGACAGGCAACGTGCGGTTTGGATGACAAATCAGTTGTCCAATGCCGTGGGCACCATGGCTGGGCAGCTTATGGAAATGAATCCTACAAGATACATGGATTTGCCGGAATATTTTCGCAAAATTGATTTTTATGTGCGCATGGGGATGGAACTTGAGCAACCCGAAGTTGGGCCACCTTATATCCTTTCTTTGGACGAAGCGGGGGCATTCCCCGCTTTGACAGGAGGGAAGGCGGCGAATCTTGGCCGAGCCAAGGTTGAGGGTGGCGTTCCAGTTCCCCCTGGTTTCGTTGTTACGGCCAATGCTTTTAATTATTTTATAGATTTCAATGGTTTGAGCGATGAGATCGAAGGGCGTCTTCGACAGATGGAAGTCGGTAACCGTGACTTATTGACACGATTAACCGCTGAAATGCAGGAATTGATTTTGGCTGCTGAAGTCCCGGAAGAGATCGCTCGTGGTATTCGATTCGGGGTATCCGAAATTATCGAGGGCGAAGATCTTATTGCGGTCCGTTCCAGTGCTCTTGCTGAAGACGGTGAAATTTCGTTTGCCGGTCAATATGCCTCGGAATTGAATGTCCCGCCAAATGATGTGCTGGAAGCATACAAACGAGTACTGGCGGGCAAGTATTGCCCCCGCGCAGTGGCCTATCGAATTTCCAATGGATTAACTGACAGCCAGACGGCTATGGCGGTTTTGGTGTTGCCCATGGTGGATGCCGAGACTGCTGGTGTTGTTTATTCGCAGGACCCAGATTGTCGAGGCCGTGAGGCTATGGGAGTCTATGGGGTGGGCGGTCTCGGACATGGTCTGGTGGACGGGAGTGTCTCGCCGGATAAGGCCGTTCTTACCCGTGAGGAAACACCTCGCATAGACAACGAGTGTACACCGGATACTGGGGGACTTCCGCCGGAAGAGACTCTAGTTGAATTGGGCCGGTTGGCCATGCAGTTGGAAAAAGCACTTGGTTGTCCTCAGGATATCGAATGGGCCGAAGACGTGACCGGCAAATTGTTTATTTTGCAAAGCCGTCCTCTGCAGTTGGAACGGGAAGAGGCCGCTTTGGAGCATGAGCCCTTGCCCGTCAAACCGATTCTTGAAGGAATGGAACGTGCTTCCACAGGTGTGGGGTGTGGTGAAATCTATTATGCTTCATCCGGTGAGCGCATTGCGACGATACCGCAGGGAGCAGTGGTGGTGACACCGACCTTGCAACCGTCATTGTTGACCTTCATCGGTAATATGAATGGTGTTATTTCCGGGACAGGTAGCCGAGCCAGTCATTTCGCCTCAGTGGCTCGGGAATCAGGTGTACCTGTATTGGTCGGTGACTTGGGAACTTCTTTTGAGCCTGGACAGTTGGTCACGGTGGATGGGACCCACGGTGCTGTGTATGACGGATGCGTTGAAGCGATCATGACCCGGTCGCGTAAGGCCAAGAAAATTTCCGAGCGAGTGGTTGCCCAGTATGCCAAAGTCGCGCCCATTGCGGTGAAACTTAATTTGACCGATCCGCAGAGTGATAATTTTACACCTATGGGCTGCAAGAGTTTACATGACGTGGTCCGTTTCTGCCATGAGAAGTCCGTGAACGAGATGTTTTCCATTATGGACAAACGTGGGCGCGGTATGCATTCAGCCAGACGGTTGCAGACCAATCTGCCTCTTGTCATGTATATACTTGACCTCGGTGGTGGGCTGTTTGGCAACGCTGGTGATGGGAAGACCGTATCGCCGCACGACATCAAATGCCGTCCCATGTGGGCCCTTTGGTATGGTTTGTCAGACGAACGCGTCGTATGGCCGAATAAGTTGACACATATGGACTGGGAAGAATTTGATAAGATCTCCGGCGGAATATTCAGTTTTGATTCCAAACTGTTGGCCAGTTATGGTCTTATTTCAGAAGATTATCTCCATCTCATGGTCCGGTTTGGTTATCACTTTTCGGTGGTCGATTCCGTGTGTGGCTCGGATGCTGGAGCCAACTACGTTAATTTTCGGTTCAAAGGCGGTGGTGCTGGGTTTGACCAACGCTTGTTGCGGCTGGAATTTATTCGTCAGGTCCTTGATTGTTATGGATTCGTGACTGAAACTCGCGGTGACATGATCGATGCCCGATGTGCACGTTTGGACGAAAACGAGACTCAGCGTATGCTTGTACGGTTGGGCTATCTTATGGCGGTGACCCGACTCATGGATATGCGTATGAGTGATGAAGAACAGGTCCGTGAAGAAGTGAAAAAGTTCGTCAGGGATGCGGAGAGTCGTAATGGCTAA
- a CDS encoding 4Fe-4S dicluster domain-containing protein has translation MASYRIKFDKKRCIACDACLVHCKVKNKVPVGISLNRLTVEGPIADKDGKPTAKIKYQNCMHCKNPECVAACPTGAMYKRDEDGLVLVDLNKCDGCKACVEACPWSVPVFNEESGKIMKCDYCVDRVDAGGTPACVTGCTAQALTFIRK, from the coding sequence ATGGCCAGTTATAGAATTAAGTTTGACAAAAAACGGTGTATTGCCTGCGACGCATGCTTGGTTCACTGCAAAGTGAAGAACAAGGTGCCCGTAGGGATTTCCCTTAACCGTCTTACCGTGGAAGGTCCCATTGCTGACAAAGATGGGAAGCCTACCGCTAAAATTAAGTATCAGAACTGTATGCATTGCAAGAATCCTGAATGTGTTGCCGCATGTCCCACCGGGGCCATGTACAAACGCGACGAGGATGGCCTTGTGTTAGTTGATCTGAACAAATGTGATGGCTGCAAAGCATGTGTCGAAGCATGTCCTTGGTCCGTCCCCGTGTTTAACGAGGAAAGCGGCAAGATCATGAAGTGTGACTATTGCGTGGATAGGGTGGATGCCGGTGGCACACCTGCCTGCGTGACCGGATGTACAGCTCAGGCTTTGACCTTCATCCGGAAATAG
- a CDS encoding ATP-binding protein: MRLFPRLRFRNKLNMGMSAILIVMALLLLPMVGYMSANSLVEESKMRGSSLAGSLAVRAIDPILARDFLRLKNMVDEQSRVEDVVYAFVQDRSGHVMAHTFQRRFPVDLLTANGLGDGGKLHIQLLEDGSRRMYDFAAPIEVSDGQLGVVRIGLSTARINRSVQHQITLMAGLFAGALIIATSIGTYFARRVTVRLGLLRAHAEEMLTGNLNIQSSPAGGIHCWERQNCDLTECPAHGETRRRCWYIAGTMCPDCDNESNFQCRLQSCRVCSVYRQNAGDEIQDLAETFDVMAVSLKTHINELRSADRSLRDQQRLMRTILDMTPDRVSLMDATMRYQACNKGFADSVGVSIAEVVGKTDFDLFYEGEAEERHMAARDILQSGRRIDTQIQIKGEGSQRWFHVVCVPVLDADGRIDGLLRTDRDISDIKGYENQLIQAQKMESLGLLAGGVAHEINTPLGIILGYSQLLQEDVEEGGQMYDDLVIIEKQTKVCKKIVADLLGFSRQTDSAKREMCFNNSVLEAVSLVRHTFKLDKVDILTEMDDRYPIIYGDPEKLKQVWINLLTNARDAMGADGGTILIRTKLDTPAGIVSVWVADCGVGISNDKLKNIFDPFYSTKAVGQGTGLGLSVSFGIIEDHDGEIAATSPLPEGFGFPECDGYCGPGTVFEINLPLDHQSRDGSNEG; this comes from the coding sequence ATGAGACTTTTCCCCAGACTTCGATTTCGTAACAAGCTCAATATGGGCATGTCGGCCATACTTATTGTAATGGCTCTTTTGTTGTTGCCCATGGTCGGGTACATGAGCGCTAATTCTTTGGTCGAAGAGAGCAAGATGCGTGGATCTTCGTTAGCCGGGAGCCTGGCTGTTCGGGCGATTGATCCTATCTTAGCGCGAGATTTTTTGCGGTTGAAGAACATGGTGGACGAACAAAGTCGGGTAGAAGACGTTGTTTACGCCTTTGTTCAGGATAGAAGTGGTCATGTCATGGCCCATACATTCCAACGAAGATTTCCTGTTGATTTATTGACTGCCAATGGCTTGGGGGATGGCGGTAAGCTACATATTCAGCTTTTGGAAGATGGATCACGACGGATGTATGATTTTGCGGCTCCGATAGAGGTGTCCGATGGACAGCTCGGGGTTGTGCGAATCGGTTTGTCCACGGCTCGTATAAATAGGTCCGTTCAACACCAGATTACTCTGATGGCCGGGCTGTTTGCCGGGGCTTTGATTATTGCTACGTCAATAGGAACCTATTTTGCCAGACGTGTTACTGTGCGTTTGGGATTGCTTCGCGCTCATGCAGAAGAAATGCTGACCGGCAATTTGAATATTCAATCCTCACCGGCCGGAGGGATTCATTGCTGGGAGCGGCAAAATTGCGATTTGACGGAATGTCCCGCCCACGGGGAAACACGGCGTCGATGTTGGTATATAGCGGGGACAATGTGTCCTGATTGCGATAATGAGAGCAATTTTCAATGTCGGTTGCAGTCGTGTCGGGTCTGCTCCGTGTATCGGCAAAATGCCGGGGATGAAATTCAGGATCTGGCTGAGACATTTGACGTTATGGCCGTTTCCCTTAAGACGCATATCAATGAATTGCGTTCAGCAGATCGGAGTTTGCGCGATCAGCAAAGACTTATGCGGACAATTTTGGACATGACGCCTGATCGGGTCTCCTTGATGGATGCCACCATGCGTTATCAAGCATGTAACAAGGGTTTTGCCGATTCCGTAGGGGTTTCAATTGCCGAAGTTGTGGGCAAAACGGACTTTGATCTTTTTTATGAGGGCGAAGCTGAGGAGCGCCATATGGCGGCCCGTGATATCCTTCAATCCGGCCGTCGGATTGACACTCAAATTCAGATTAAGGGTGAAGGAAGCCAACGGTGGTTCCATGTCGTCTGCGTGCCGGTTTTGGATGCGGACGGGCGCATTGACGGTCTGTTGCGCACTGATCGCGATATTTCCGACATAAAAGGATATGAAAATCAGCTCATCCAAGCGCAGAAGATGGAATCACTCGGCTTGTTGGCTGGTGGCGTGGCCCATGAAATCAACACTCCTCTTGGTATTATCCTTGGATACTCTCAGTTGTTGCAAGAGGATGTTGAGGAAGGTGGTCAGATGTATGACGATCTGGTGATCATTGAGAAGCAGACCAAGGTTTGCAAGAAGATCGTTGCTGATTTGCTGGGATTTTCCCGCCAGACAGATTCCGCCAAGCGTGAGATGTGTTTCAATAATTCTGTTTTGGAAGCCGTCAGTTTGGTGCGACATACATTCAAGCTGGACAAGGTGGATATCCTCACTGAGATGGATGATCGGTATCCCATCATTTATGGTGATCCTGAAAAATTGAAACAGGTGTGGATCAACCTGCTGACAAACGCCCGCGATGCAATGGGCGCAGATGGTGGCACCATACTCATCAGAACAAAACTCGACACCCCTGCTGGGATTGTATCCGTGTGGGTTGCTGACTGTGGTGTCGGAATTTCCAACGATAAATTGAAGAATATTTTTGACCCGTTTTATAGTACCAAAGCCGTGGGGCAGGGAACCGGATTGGGACTGTCTGTCTCGTTTGGTATTATCGAAGACCATGACGGCGAAATAGCGGCTACGAGTCCGTTGCCCGAAGGTTTTGGGTTCCCTGAATGTGACGGTTACTGTGGACCGGGAACAGTTTTTGAAATCAACCTCCCTCTGGATCATCAGTCCAGAGACGGGAGCAATGAAGGTTAG
- a CDS encoding sulfite exporter TauE/SafE family protein, with product MLRSKKAVLLLALVAVMCLVAEPAWADRLADAIAEAKPQGEPGYLGIPGGPQLNIIIGLVWAIWVGWIFSTVGAFGGIMAGVGHITIYGLGDYASSFGKGTHMNKVVTDSIRVSNQWLVGCSAALSSFNYYKAGRLVLPLGIALAIGSVAGSWLVPWLTAGKISLKSYLGYFGLFVLFLGCYLTYETTPKGQAGKKAAKEAATAFQNSVKKQQDGGEVDMAEMGVKVQKFTPTACEFTFFGVEFTFNPLIPVVGGFFIAAMASFLGVGGGFLLVPFLTSVAGLPMYLVAGTSALAVFIGMVNSIASYMLLKQTPVAWGLIGAELVGIVIGSIIGPKTSKFIPDRVLKYIFIVLAVYVGVRYTSKGFLGYSLVPPF from the coding sequence GTGTTACGTTCCAAAAAAGCAGTTCTGTTGCTGGCTCTGGTTGCTGTCATGTGTCTCGTGGCAGAACCTGCATGGGCCGATCGTCTGGCTGACGCAATTGCGGAAGCCAAACCCCAGGGTGAGCCTGGCTATCTGGGCATCCCCGGTGGTCCGCAGCTCAACATCATCATCGGTCTCGTGTGGGCCATCTGGGTTGGTTGGATTTTCTCTACCGTCGGCGCATTCGGTGGTATCATGGCCGGTGTTGGTCACATTACCATTTACGGTCTTGGCGACTACGCAAGTAGCTTCGGCAAGGGTACCCACATGAACAAGGTCGTCACTGACTCCATTCGTGTGTCCAACCAGTGGTTGGTTGGTTGCTCCGCAGCTTTGTCTTCTTTCAACTACTACAAAGCCGGTCGTCTGGTGCTGCCCTTGGGTATCGCTTTGGCAATCGGTTCTGTGGCCGGTTCCTGGTTGGTTCCCTGGCTTACAGCCGGTAAGATCAGCCTGAAATCCTACCTTGGTTACTTCGGCCTGTTCGTTCTGTTCCTGGGTTGCTATCTCACCTACGAGACTACTCCCAAGGGTCAGGCTGGTAAAAAGGCTGCCAAGGAAGCTGCAACAGCTTTCCAGAATTCCGTTAAGAAGCAGCAGGACGGCGGCGAAGTCGATATGGCTGAAATGGGCGTTAAGGTCCAGAAGTTCACGCCTACCGCTTGCGAATTCACCTTCTTCGGTGTTGAATTTACCTTCAATCCGCTGATCCCGGTTGTCGGTGGTTTCTTCATCGCAGCCATGGCTTCCTTCCTCGGTGTTGGCGGCGGCTTCCTGTTGGTGCCGTTCCTGACTTCCGTTGCAGGTCTGCCCATGTACCTGGTTGCCGGTACTTCCGCTCTTGCCGTCTTCATCGGTATGGTCAACTCCATCGCTTCCTACATGCTGCTCAAGCAGACTCCGGTTGCATGGGGCCTGATCGGTGCTGAGCTTGTCGGTATTGTCATCGGTTCCATCATCGGACCTAAGACTTCCAAGTTCATCCCGGACAGAGTCCTGAAGTACATCTTCATCGTTCTGGCCGTGTACGTTGGTGTTCGCTACACCTCCAAGGGCTTCCTGGGCTACTCTCTGGTACCCCCCTTCTAA